The following proteins are encoded in a genomic region of Mycolicibacterium confluentis:
- the hisD gene encoding histidinol dehydrogenase, with translation MRRHLKSVAQQSITTTDTDVRTRVETIIADVRAGGDAAVRRYSEQFDSWSPPSFRLTSTEIDAAMARLPRQTIDDIVEVQRNVERFARLQLESIHDIEHEVAPGVILGHRNLPIASVGAYIPGGRYPLLASAHMIITTAKVAGVQRVIATTPPTAGAIPDASVAAMHLAGADEIYVLGGVQAVAAMSVGTESVDRVDMIAGPGNAYVAEAKRQLFGEVGIDLFAGPTEVLIIADDTADPLTVAVDLLSQAEHGPDSPAVLVTTSEQVGRDTITAIDRLLPGLPTHEVAGAAWRDHGEVILVDSIDEAYAVSDEYASEHVQVFTADLRDALDRLQNYGALFLGEQTCVSYGDKVIGTNHVLPTRGAARYTGGLWVGKFLRTVTYQEIRSAESSRELGELLGRAARAENFEGHARSGDLRAAKARGTLPEWAR, from the coding sequence ATGAGACGGCATCTGAAATCCGTTGCACAGCAATCGATCACCACCACGGACACAGATGTACGCACGCGCGTCGAGACCATCATCGCCGATGTTCGAGCCGGCGGCGACGCGGCCGTGCGCAGGTACTCCGAGCAGTTCGACTCCTGGTCTCCGCCGAGTTTTCGACTGACCTCCACCGAGATCGACGCGGCGATGGCGCGGTTGCCGCGTCAGACGATCGACGACATCGTCGAAGTGCAACGCAACGTCGAACGATTCGCCCGCCTGCAACTGGAATCGATCCACGACATCGAACACGAGGTCGCGCCCGGCGTCATCCTCGGCCACCGCAACCTACCGATAGCGTCGGTGGGCGCCTACATCCCGGGCGGTCGCTACCCCCTGCTGGCGTCGGCCCACATGATCATCACGACAGCCAAAGTGGCTGGGGTGCAACGCGTCATCGCCACAACACCCCCGACGGCGGGCGCCATACCCGACGCCAGCGTCGCAGCGATGCACCTGGCTGGCGCCGACGAGATCTACGTCCTCGGTGGAGTGCAGGCAGTCGCCGCGATGAGCGTCGGAACCGAGTCGGTCGACCGGGTCGACATGATCGCAGGACCGGGCAACGCCTATGTGGCCGAGGCCAAGCGCCAGTTGTTCGGCGAGGTCGGGATCGACCTGTTCGCCGGGCCCACCGAGGTTCTGATCATCGCCGACGACACCGCGGACCCGCTGACCGTGGCGGTGGACCTGCTCAGCCAGGCCGAGCACGGTCCGGATTCACCCGCGGTGCTGGTCACCACGTCCGAGCAGGTGGGGCGGGACACGATCACGGCGATCGACCGGCTGCTGCCGGGCCTGCCCACCCACGAGGTCGCCGGCGCGGCATGGCGAGACCATGGTGAGGTCATCCTGGTCGATTCGATCGACGAGGCCTATGCGGTCAGCGACGAGTACGCCAGTGAACACGTGCAGGTATTCACCGCCGACCTACGTGACGCGCTGGACCGACTGCAGAACTACGGTGCCCTGTTCCTTGGTGAACAGACCTGTGTCTCTTACGGCGACAAGGTGATCGGCACCAACCACGTGCTCCCCACCCGGGGCGCGGCCCGCTACACCGGGGGCCTGTGGGTGGGCAAGTTTCTGCGCACCGTGACCTATCAGGAGATTCGGTCGGCCGAGAGCAGTCGCGAGTTGGGCGAACTGCTGGGCCGGGCCGCGCGCGCCGAGAATTTCGAGGGACACGCACGGTCCGGCGATCTGCGCGCGGCAAAAGCCAGGGGGACGCTGCCGGAATGGGCGAGGTGA
- a CDS encoding aspartate ammonia-lyase, with the protein MGEVTSQQPQVRQERDLLGVRDIPAEVYWGIHTLRACENFPASSEPVGAHPDFVYALAAVKQAAAQANHELGVLDSSRRDAIVAACTEIRGGALHDQFIVPMVQGGAGTSTNMNANEVVTNRALELLERPRADYAVLSPTDHTNLSQSTNDAYPTALRVAVSAGCAQLRAALHQLGAACDAKAAEFATVLKVGRTQLQDAVPMTLGREFAAFGALVRADLELLVRAEHALYEINLGGTAIGTGLNAPSGYAPVVRAHLASIVDLPLRTAPDLIAATQDCGAFVQTSGALRQIAGRLSKICDDLRLLSSGPRAGFGEITLPAVQAGSSIMPGKVNPVVPEFVNQIAFQVAGADVTVAMAAQSGELQLNAFEPVIGHCLLTGLRQLRRAVDELARCVAGIGCDRDRLAAAVTDSIGIATALNTHLGYATATDVARAALRSGRGVAELVRERKLLSPAEIERALDPAILAQPR; encoded by the coding sequence ATGGGCGAGGTGACCTCGCAGCAGCCCCAGGTCCGCCAGGAGCGTGACCTGCTGGGCGTACGAGACATCCCCGCCGAGGTGTACTGGGGCATTCACACGCTGCGCGCGTGCGAGAACTTTCCGGCCAGCAGCGAACCGGTCGGCGCCCACCCTGATTTCGTATACGCCTTGGCCGCGGTCAAACAGGCCGCGGCCCAAGCGAATCACGAGCTCGGCGTGCTGGACTCGAGCCGTCGCGACGCGATCGTGGCCGCCTGCACCGAGATCCGCGGCGGCGCCCTGCACGACCAGTTCATTGTGCCGATGGTTCAGGGCGGGGCCGGCACCTCGACCAATATGAACGCCAACGAAGTGGTCACCAACCGCGCACTCGAACTCCTCGAGCGTCCGCGCGCGGACTACGCGGTGCTGAGCCCGACCGACCACACCAACCTCAGCCAGTCCACGAACGACGCCTACCCCACCGCCCTTCGCGTTGCGGTCAGTGCGGGCTGCGCGCAGCTTCGGGCGGCCCTGCATCAGCTCGGCGCGGCCTGCGACGCCAAGGCCGCGGAGTTCGCGACTGTGCTCAAGGTGGGCCGCACCCAGCTTCAGGACGCCGTGCCGATGACACTGGGACGCGAGTTCGCCGCGTTCGGCGCGCTTGTCCGTGCGGATCTGGAGCTGCTCGTCCGCGCGGAACACGCGCTGTATGAGATCAATCTCGGCGGAACGGCGATCGGTACCGGCCTCAACGCACCCTCCGGCTACGCCCCCGTGGTGCGAGCTCACCTGGCGAGCATCGTGGATCTGCCGCTGCGCACGGCACCGGACCTGATCGCCGCCACCCAGGACTGCGGCGCGTTCGTCCAGACCTCGGGTGCCCTGCGCCAGATCGCTGGACGCCTGTCGAAGATCTGCGACGACCTGCGGCTGCTGTCCTCGGGACCGCGAGCGGGCTTCGGCGAGATCACGCTGCCCGCCGTGCAGGCGGGCTCCAGCATCATGCCCGGCAAGGTCAACCCGGTGGTTCCCGAATTCGTCAACCAGATCGCGTTCCAAGTCGCCGGTGCCGACGTCACCGTCGCCATGGCGGCACAGAGCGGCGAGCTACAGCTCAATGCATTCGAACCCGTGATCGGCCACTGCCTTCTGACGGGACTGCGCCAGCTGCGCCGGGCGGTCGATGAGCTCGCGCGGTGCGTGGCCGGCATAGGGTGCGATCGAGACCGGTTGGCCGCGGCCGTGACGGACTCGATCGGCATCGCGACCGCGTTGAATACGCACCTCGGCTACGCCACGGCAACCGATGTGGCCCGCGCAGCGCTGCGGTCCGGGCGCGGAGTGGCCGAACTGGTACGCGAGCGCAAGCTGCTCAGTCCGGCCGAAATCGAGCGGGCTCTGGATCCAGCCATCCTCGCCCAGCCGCGCTGA
- a CDS encoding TetR/AcrR family transcriptional regulator, which yields MAHRRRGADLENAIHDATLKLLGERGAAGVTMEAVAAAAGTSKPVLYRRWPDSTALLRDTLLRTATAAVPHLDTGSYREDMLAILRGWIDLFTGPQASTMKAVIAAMSADDDLAEAFRTEVIGWRKQEMAELLQRGVARGEVRADVPVDIVRELAQSVLWHRLLVTGDPLDDGLAVRLVDDILIPVVAPRSQP from the coding sequence GTGGCCCACCGCCGACGGGGTGCAGACCTGGAGAACGCGATCCACGACGCGACCCTGAAACTGCTCGGGGAACGCGGTGCCGCCGGAGTCACGATGGAGGCCGTCGCCGCGGCCGCCGGCACCAGCAAGCCCGTGCTCTACCGCCGCTGGCCCGACAGCACCGCACTGCTCCGCGACACGCTCCTGCGCACCGCCACCGCGGCGGTCCCCCACCTCGACACCGGCAGTTATCGCGAGGACATGCTCGCGATCCTGCGGGGCTGGATCGACCTGTTCACCGGACCGCAGGCGTCGACCATGAAGGCCGTCATCGCCGCGATGTCCGCCGACGACGACCTGGCCGAGGCGTTTCGCACCGAGGTCATCGGATGGCGCAAACAGGAGATGGCCGAACTCCTGCAACGGGGTGTGGCGCGCGGCGAGGTGCGCGCCGACGTCCCGGTCGACATCGTGCGCGAACTGGCCCAGAGCGTGCTGTGGCACCGCCTGTTGGTCACCGGCGATCCCCTCGACGACGGCCTGGCGGTGCGCCTGGTCGACGACATCCTGATACCCGTCGTCGCACCGCGATCACAGCCCTGA
- a CDS encoding COX15/CtaA family protein, producing MFFRRLVDLLPEPSLRAQRLIAALVILTQGGIAVTGAIVRVTASGLGCPTWPQCFPGSFTPIPHPEVARVHQLVEFGNRMITFAVVLTAILAVLAVTRARRRREVLVYAWLMPASTVVQAVIGGITVLTGLLWWTVAIHLLASMTMVWLAVLLYVKIGEPDTGTVVHVVAAPLRWLTVLSAVTLAAVLVTGTLVTGAGPHAGDKSIERPVARLQVEIVTLVHAHSSLLVAYLALLVGLGFGLLAVHAPRPVLTRLAVVVALAFAQGTVGAIQFFTGVPEALVALHVAGAAACTAATAALWASMRERTQTESIES from the coding sequence GTGTTCTTCCGCCGACTGGTCGACCTGCTGCCCGAACCCAGTCTGCGCGCGCAACGCCTGATTGCCGCGCTGGTGATCCTCACCCAGGGCGGTATCGCCGTGACCGGTGCGATCGTGCGCGTCACGGCGTCGGGCCTGGGCTGCCCGACCTGGCCTCAGTGCTTCCCGGGCAGCTTCACACCCATCCCGCACCCCGAAGTGGCGCGGGTGCACCAGTTGGTCGAGTTCGGCAACCGGATGATCACGTTCGCGGTGGTTCTGACCGCGATCCTCGCGGTGCTGGCGGTGACCCGCGCGCGCCGTCGCCGCGAAGTGCTGGTCTATGCCTGGCTGATGCCCGCGTCCACGGTCGTTCAGGCCGTCATCGGCGGCATCACGGTGCTGACCGGCCTGCTGTGGTGGACCGTGGCGATCCACCTGCTGGCCTCGATGACCATGGTCTGGCTCGCGGTGCTGCTCTACGTCAAGATCGGCGAACCCGACACGGGCACCGTGGTGCACGTGGTGGCCGCTCCGCTGCGCTGGCTCACGGTGCTGTCCGCCGTCACGCTCGCGGCCGTGCTGGTGACCGGGACCCTGGTGACGGGCGCCGGACCGCACGCCGGCGACAAGAGCATCGAGCGCCCCGTGGCACGCCTGCAGGTCGAGATCGTCACTCTGGTGCACGCGCACTCGTCGCTGCTGGTCGCGTACCTGGCGCTGCTCGTGGGCCTGGGCTTCGGCCTGCTCGCGGTGCACGCCCCACGCCCGGTGCTGACCAGGCTGGCGGTCGTCGTCGCGCTGGCGTTCGCGCAGGGTACCGTCGGTGCCATCCAGTTCTTCACCGGCGTCCCCGAGGCGCTGGTGGCCCTGCACGTCGCGGGGGCCGCGGCCTGCACAGCCGCGACGGCCGCGCTATGGGCGTCGATGCGAGAGCGGACCCAGACCGAGTCGATCGAGAGCTGA
- a CDS encoding ATP-grasp domain-containing protein: MKLARPDVFHPKIVLAGCPKLIDGDGDDDGLVAALRQRGLAARWLSWDDPQTLKADLVILRATWDYIERLDEFLDWTQQVPNLLNAPEVVAWNTDKRYLRDLDIAGVRVLESEFFTPDEIVHLPAGEVVVKPAVGAGSVGAQRFTDHRAAREHAARLQESGSTVLVQPYDARVEHGETALVFLAGEQSHAFTKGPILRAPGERPAFDDSGTYAEESLAPTEPDFELWDTGYAALAAAAAHLGIDPSELLYARVDLIGDRDPVLLELELVEPSLGWRQLDATTRAAQQRRFALGVESALDRLGLGPLSHRRP; the protein is encoded by the coding sequence ATGAAGCTGGCCCGGCCTGACGTGTTCCATCCGAAGATCGTTCTGGCGGGGTGCCCGAAGCTCATTGACGGGGACGGTGACGACGACGGCCTGGTGGCTGCGCTGCGGCAGCGCGGCCTCGCGGCGCGATGGCTGTCCTGGGATGACCCACAGACCCTGAAAGCGGACCTGGTGATCCTGCGGGCCACGTGGGACTACATCGAGCGCCTCGACGAGTTCCTGGACTGGACGCAGCAGGTGCCGAATCTGCTCAATGCGCCCGAGGTGGTCGCCTGGAACACCGACAAGCGCTACCTGCGCGATCTCGACATCGCCGGGGTCCGCGTGCTCGAGAGCGAGTTCTTCACGCCCGACGAGATCGTGCACCTGCCCGCGGGCGAGGTAGTGGTCAAACCGGCGGTTGGGGCGGGATCTGTCGGCGCCCAGAGATTCACCGACCACCGTGCGGCCCGGGAACATGCGGCGCGGCTGCAGGAGTCGGGCTCGACCGTGCTGGTTCAGCCGTACGACGCGCGCGTCGAGCACGGCGAGACGGCCCTGGTCTTCCTCGCCGGGGAGCAGTCGCACGCCTTCACCAAGGGGCCGATCCTGCGGGCGCCGGGGGAGCGGCCGGCCTTCGACGACTCGGGCACCTACGCCGAGGAGTCGCTGGCGCCTACCGAGCCGGATTTCGAACTGTGGGACACGGGCTACGCGGCGCTGGCCGCGGCCGCGGCGCATCTGGGCATCGACCCGTCAGAACTGCTCTACGCGCGCGTCGACCTCATCGGTGACCGGGATCCGGTCCTGCTGGAACTCGAGCTGGTCGAACCGAGCCTGGGGTGGCGTCAACTCGACGCGACCACCAGGGCGGCCCAGCAGCGCCGGTTCGCGCTCGGGGTCGAATCAGCTCTCGATCGACTCGGTCTGGGTCCGCTCTCGCATCGACGCCCATAG
- a CDS encoding quinone oxidoreductase family protein — MDAIEVSRTGGPEVLALVDKPQPTPGRGQVLIKADAIGINFIDTYFRSGLYPRPVPFIVGTEVCGTVAAVGDDVAALSIGDRVVTANADGAYAQYCTAPADFVAYVPDAVPSDAIASALLKGMTAHYLIKSVYPITPSDTVLVHAGAGGVGLILTQWAVSVGTKVITTASTPEKAELSRQAGAFEVLDYPEDPAEFAAKVRDLTDGVGVQAVYDGVGASTFDASMASLAVRGTLALFGAASGPVPPVDPQRLNTAGSVFLTRPKLGDFTRTADEFAWRAGELMDAIAAGTIDVTVSQRYPLAEAERAHRDLQGRKTVGSIVLVP, encoded by the coding sequence ATGGACGCGATCGAAGTCAGCCGAACCGGCGGCCCCGAAGTTCTGGCCCTCGTCGACAAGCCGCAGCCCACCCCGGGACGGGGTCAGGTTCTGATCAAGGCAGACGCCATCGGAATCAACTTCATCGACACCTATTTTCGGTCCGGACTGTATCCGCGGCCAGTGCCCTTCATCGTCGGCACCGAGGTGTGCGGGACGGTGGCCGCCGTCGGTGACGACGTGGCCGCGCTGTCGATCGGTGACCGCGTGGTGACCGCGAACGCCGACGGCGCCTATGCGCAGTACTGCACGGCCCCCGCCGATTTCGTCGCCTACGTGCCCGACGCCGTCCCCTCGGACGCCATCGCCTCGGCGCTGCTGAAGGGCATGACAGCGCACTACCTGATCAAGTCCGTGTACCCGATCACCCCGTCGGACACCGTCCTGGTGCACGCGGGCGCGGGCGGGGTCGGCCTGATCCTGACGCAGTGGGCGGTCAGCGTGGGCACCAAGGTGATCACGACGGCGTCGACGCCGGAGAAGGCCGAACTGTCCCGGCAGGCGGGCGCGTTCGAGGTGCTCGACTATCCGGAGGACCCCGCGGAGTTCGCGGCCAAGGTGCGCGACCTCACCGACGGCGTGGGTGTGCAGGCCGTCTACGACGGGGTCGGGGCCAGCACGTTCGACGCGAGCATGGCCAGCCTGGCGGTGCGCGGCACCCTGGCGCTGTTCGGTGCCGCCAGTGGTCCGGTGCCCCCGGTGGACCCGCAGCGCCTCAATACCGCCGGATCGGTGTTCCTGACCCGGCCCAAGCTCGGCGACTTCACCCGCACGGCCGATGAGTTCGCCTGGCGGGCGGGTGAACTCATGGATGCGATTGCGGCCGGGACCATCGACGTCACGGTCAGCCAGAGGTACCCACTGGCCGAGGCGGAGCGGGCGCACCGCGATTTGCAGGGCCGCAAAACGGTGGGCTCGATCGTGCTGGTGCCCTGA
- a CDS encoding heme o synthase, with translation MSIRERVARSRIRTTVLAYLALTKPRVIELLLVTTIPAMLLAERGSVNPILILNTLIGGGLAAAGANTLNCVADADIDKVMKRTALRPLARETVPTRHALVFGLVLSVASFFWLWWTSNLLSGVLAVATIAFYVFVYTLLLKRRTSQNVVWGGAAGCMPVMIGWSAVTGTIGWPALVMFLIIFFWTPPHTWALAMRYKDDYAAAGVPMLPSVATEKQVTTHILVYTWLTVLTTLALAPAAGWLYLAVAVLAGAWFLVMAHQLYAGVRRGVPVKPLRLFLQSNNYLAAVFCALAVDSVLALPTLLS, from the coding sequence GTGAGCATCCGCGAGCGCGTCGCGCGGAGCCGAATCCGCACCACCGTGCTGGCCTATCTGGCGTTGACCAAGCCGAGAGTCATCGAACTCCTGCTGGTCACGACGATCCCGGCCATGCTGTTGGCCGAACGCGGATCGGTGAACCCGATCCTGATCCTGAACACCCTCATCGGTGGTGGGCTGGCGGCGGCGGGCGCGAACACGCTGAACTGCGTCGCCGACGCCGACATCGACAAGGTGATGAAGCGCACAGCGCTTCGCCCGCTGGCCCGCGAGACCGTGCCCACGCGGCACGCGCTGGTGTTCGGACTGGTGCTGTCCGTGGCGTCGTTCTTCTGGCTGTGGTGGACGAGCAACCTGCTCTCGGGTGTGCTGGCCGTCGCCACCATCGCGTTCTACGTCTTCGTCTACACCCTGCTGCTCAAACGTCGCACCTCGCAGAACGTGGTGTGGGGTGGCGCGGCGGGATGCATGCCGGTGATGATCGGCTGGTCGGCCGTCACGGGCACGATCGGCTGGCCCGCGCTGGTGATGTTCCTGATCATCTTCTTCTGGACGCCGCCGCACACCTGGGCGTTGGCCATGCGTTACAAGGACGACTACGCGGCTGCCGGGGTGCCGATGCTGCCGTCGGTGGCCACCGAGAAGCAGGTGACCACCCACATCCTGGTGTACACCTGGCTCACGGTGTTGACCACGCTGGCGCTGGCGCCCGCGGCGGGATGGCTCTACCTCGCGGTCGCGGTGCTGGCCGGCGCGTGGTTCCTGGTGATGGCCCATCAGCTCTACGCGGGTGTGCGCCGCGGCGTACCCGTCAAACCGCTGCGGCTGTTCCTGCAGTCCAACAACTACCTGGCCGCAGTTTTCTGCGCACTGGCCGTGGACTCGGTGCTGGCTCTGCCCACGCTGCTGTCCTGA